The following proteins are encoded in a genomic region of Triticum dicoccoides isolate Atlit2015 ecotype Zavitan chromosome 1B, WEW_v2.0, whole genome shotgun sequence:
- the LOC119349694 gene encoding probable DNA-3-methyladenine glycosylase 2, producing MGEQSLSQPFPHPLSPSPTASAAATPPATALVVPPSASRPKKKARSSGSNPAPKKPRLVPSVRGRPLSADGEVDAAIRHLRAADPALAPVIDAHDPPSFHCPHPPFHSLVRSVLYQQLAFKAAASVYSRFIALVGGEAGVLPDAVLALSPEQLRQIGVSARKASYLHDLARKYASGILSDDSIVAMDDRSLAAMLTMVNGIGAWSVHMFMIFSLARPDVLPSADLGIRKGVQMLYGLEDVPRPSQMEKLCERWRPYRSVAAWYMWRLIESKAAQTAAAMPVVPTAMPAPSEEFMLQQHQQQNHHHQQQQQQQQAAIQMLDPVQMLPGLG from the coding sequence ATGGGCGAGCAATCCCTCTCCCAGCCCTTTCCCCATCCCCTCTCTCCGTCGCCCACCGCATCCGCCGCCGCTACGCCGCCAGCCACCGCCCTCGTCGTCCCCCCCTCCGCTTCCCGCCCCAAGAAGAAGGCCCGGTCGTCCGGctccaacccggcgcccaagaagcCCCGCCTGGTGCCGTCCGTCCGGGGCCGGCCCCTCTCGGCCGACGGCGAGGTGGACGCGGCCATCCGCCACCTGCGCGCGGCCGACCCGGCCCTGGCCCCCGTCATCGACGCGCACGACCCCCCGTCGTTCCACTGCCCGCATCCCCCATTTCACTCCCTCGTCCGATCCGTTCTCTACCAGCAGCTCGCCTTCAAGGCCGCCGCCTCCGTCTACTCCCGGTTCATCGCGCTCGTCGGCGGCGAGGCCGGCgtgctcccggacgccgtcctcgcGCTCTCCCCCGAGCAGCTCCGCCAAATCGGGGTCTCCGCGCGCAAGGCGTCCTACCTCCATGACCTCGCCCGCAAGTACGCGTCGGGGATCCTCTCCGACGACAGCATCGTCGCCATGGACGACCGCTCCCTCGCCGCAATGCTCACCATGGTCAACGGCATCGGCGCCTGGAGCGTCCACATGTTCATGATCTTCTCCCTGGCGCGCCCGGATGTGCTCCCCTCGGCGGATCTCGGGATCCGCAAGGGCGTGCAGATGCTGTATGGGCTGGAGGATGTGCCCCGGCCGTCGCAGATGGAGAAGCTCTGCGAGCGCTGGCGCCCTTACCGCTCCGTCGCCGCCTGGTACATGTGGCGGCTCATCGAGTCCAAGGCAGCGCAGACGGCAGCGGCCATGCCTGTCGTGCCAACTGCAATGCCTGCGCCTAGTGAGGAGTTCATGCTGCAGCAACACCAGCAGCAGAACCACCaccatcagcagcagcagcaacagcaacaagcTGCCATCCAAATGCTCGATCCGGTTCAGATGCTTCCAGGATTGGGGTGA